From Saccharothrix espanaensis DSM 44229, the proteins below share one genomic window:
- a CDS encoding DUF350 domain-containing protein, producing the protein MISELALDPGFGSAIGRGVGAIALYAVVGLVLMVVGFYAIDFTTPGKLSGLVRSGAPNAVIVTAAGLVSMALIIVVAIYSSAGKLDEGLLSALVFGFVGIIVQVLAVRLLEWVTRLDIGRLIESDKFAPASVVVASAHVALGLVVAVAIS; encoded by the coding sequence GTGATCAGCGAACTCGCGTTGGACCCGGGCTTCGGCTCCGCGATCGGCCGGGGCGTCGGCGCGATCGCCCTGTACGCCGTGGTCGGCCTGGTGCTGATGGTCGTGGGCTTCTACGCCATCGACTTCACCACGCCCGGCAAGCTCTCCGGCCTGGTCCGGTCGGGCGCGCCGAACGCGGTGATCGTGACGGCGGCCGGCCTGGTGAGCATGGCCCTGATCATCGTCGTCGCGATCTACAGCTCGGCGGGCAAGCTGGACGAGGGCCTGCTCTCGGCCCTGGTCTTCGGCTTCGTCGGCATCATCGTGCAGGTCCTGGCGGTGCGCCTGCTGGAGTGGGTGACCCGGCTGGACATCGGCAGGCTGATCGAGTCGGACAAGTTCGCGCCCGCCAGCGTCGTGGTCGCCAGCGCGCACGTCGCGCTCGGCCTCGTGGTCGCGGTCGCGATCAGCTAG
- the serS gene encoding serine--tRNA ligase yields the protein MIDLRALRENPEAVRASQRARGEDEAVVDALLSADERRRAAIARADALRGEQKAFGKQVGRARGEEREALLAKGKELAAEVKAAEAEQSRAETELDELHRAVPNVVHPDAPAGGVDDFAVLKHVGEPRVFDFEPLDHLDLGTRLGGIDMERGAKVSGSRFYFLTGVLAQLELALLNMAVAQATKAGFTLMITPTLVRPEIMAGTGFLGAHASEVYRLRDDDLYLVGTSEVPLAGYHADEILDGERRYAGWSSCYRREAGSYGKDTRGIIRVHQFNKVEMFSYVRPEDAEAEHARLLAWEEEMLAKIEVPYRVIDTAAGDLGTSAARKFDCEAWIPTQQAYRELTSTSNCTTFQARRLNVRYRDENGKPQIAATLNGTLATTRWIVAILENHQQPDGSVVVPRALRPFLGVDVLTVG from the coding sequence GTGATTGACCTCAGGGCCTTGCGCGAGAACCCGGAAGCCGTCCGCGCGTCGCAGCGTGCGCGTGGCGAGGACGAAGCCGTGGTCGACGCGCTGCTGTCCGCCGACGAGCGGCGCCGGGCGGCGATCGCCCGCGCGGACGCGCTGCGCGGCGAGCAGAAGGCGTTCGGCAAGCAGGTCGGCCGGGCCCGGGGCGAGGAGCGCGAGGCGCTGCTGGCCAAGGGCAAGGAGCTGGCCGCCGAGGTCAAGGCCGCCGAGGCCGAGCAGTCGCGGGCCGAGACCGAGCTGGACGAGCTGCACCGGGCCGTGCCGAACGTGGTGCACCCGGACGCGCCGGCCGGCGGTGTGGACGACTTCGCGGTGCTCAAGCACGTGGGCGAGCCGCGGGTGTTCGACTTCGAGCCGCTGGACCACCTCGACCTGGGTACCCGGCTGGGCGGCATCGACATGGAGCGCGGCGCGAAGGTGTCGGGCTCGCGGTTCTACTTCCTGACCGGGGTGCTGGCGCAGCTGGAACTGGCGCTGCTGAACATGGCGGTCGCGCAGGCGACGAAGGCCGGGTTCACCCTGATGATCACGCCGACCCTGGTCCGCCCGGAGATCATGGCGGGCACCGGGTTCCTGGGCGCGCACGCGAGCGAGGTCTACCGGCTGCGCGACGACGACCTGTACCTGGTGGGCACGTCGGAGGTGCCGCTGGCGGGCTACCACGCGGACGAGATCCTCGACGGCGAGCGCCGGTACGCGGGCTGGTCGTCGTGCTACCGGCGCGAGGCCGGCTCGTACGGCAAGGACACCCGCGGCATCATCCGGGTCCACCAGTTCAACAAGGTGGAGATGTTCTCCTACGTCCGGCCCGAGGACGCCGAGGCCGAGCACGCGCGGCTGCTGGCCTGGGAAGAGGAGATGCTGGCCAAGATCGAGGTGCCCTACCGGGTGATCGACACCGCGGCCGGCGACCTGGGCACGTCCGCCGCCCGCAAGTTCGACTGCGAGGCGTGGATCCCGACCCAGCAGGCGTACCGGGAGCTGACCTCGACCTCGAACTGCACCACGTTCCAGGCGCGCCGGCTCAACGTCCGCTACCGGGACGAGAACGGCAAGCCGCAGATCGCCGCCACGCTCAACGGCACGCTGGCCACCACCCGGTGGATCGTCGCCATCCTGGAGAACCACCAGCAGCCCGACGGCTCGGTGGTCGTCCCGCGGGCGCTGCGGCCGTTCCTCGGCGTGGACGTCCTCACGGTCGGCTGA
- a CDS encoding acyl-ACP--UDP-N-acetylglucosamine O-acyltransferase family protein: MANRIHQTAIIGAEVELGDDNVIGPYTVIAGPARIGDGNYIGPHVSIGGPAEYLGADHLAGWDGEVGGPGVVIGDRNRIREFVTVNQGVTEATAVGDDCYLMGRAHLAHDVRLDDGVIVTSAVQIAGHCHVWSGANVGLGTVVHQRTTIGPGAMVGMGSAVRKEVGAFTITVGNPARTTGVNTVGLQRRGCTEESIAGLTGFLTGKDPAVPGDLPEELAALLKAWAERGSQH, translated from the coding sequence GTGGCGAACCGCATTCACCAGACCGCGATCATCGGCGCGGAGGTCGAGCTCGGCGACGACAACGTGATCGGCCCGTACACGGTGATCGCCGGGCCGGCGCGGATCGGCGACGGCAACTACATCGGCCCGCACGTGAGCATCGGCGGCCCGGCCGAGTACCTGGGCGCCGACCACCTGGCGGGCTGGGACGGCGAGGTCGGCGGCCCCGGCGTGGTGATCGGCGACCGCAACCGGATCCGCGAGTTCGTCACGGTCAACCAGGGTGTGACCGAGGCCACCGCGGTCGGCGACGACTGCTACCTGATGGGCCGCGCGCACCTCGCCCACGACGTCCGGCTGGACGACGGCGTGATCGTGACCAGCGCGGTGCAGATCGCGGGCCACTGCCACGTGTGGTCGGGCGCGAACGTCGGGCTGGGCACGGTCGTGCACCAGCGCACCACGATCGGTCCGGGCGCGATGGTCGGGATGGGCTCGGCGGTGCGCAAGGAGGTCGGCGCGTTCACCATCACGGTCGGCAACCCGGCCCGCACGACCGGTGTCAACACCGTCGGTCTCCAGCGCCGGGGCTGCACCGAGGAATCGATCGCGGGTCTGACGGGTTTCCTCACCGGGAAGGACCCCGCGGTTCCGGGGGACCTGCCGGAGGAGTTGGCCGCCCTGCTCAAGGCGTGGGCGGAACGCGGCTCCCAGCACTGA
- a CDS encoding acyl carrier protein, producing the protein MSIDDRLRTVFVDALQLDDDVDVENLKYRDIDAWDSVGHMALVAAIEDEFDVQFETEQVIDLSSFKVAGDMLRGLGVGE; encoded by the coding sequence ATGTCGATTGACGACCGCCTCCGCACCGTCTTCGTGGACGCGCTCCAACTGGACGACGACGTGGACGTGGAGAACCTCAAGTACCGCGACATCGACGCGTGGGACTCGGTCGGCCACATGGCGCTGGTCGCGGCCATCGAGGACGAGTTCGACGTGCAGTTCGAGACCGAGCAGGTCATCGACCTGAGCAGCTTCAAGGTCGCGGGCGACATGCTGCGGGGCCTCGGCGTCGGTGAGTAG
- a CDS encoding SDR family NAD(P)-dependent oxidoreductase: MSSFDGRVAVVTGGTRGIGFATAAALAGAGATVVITGRDAEVAAARAAELGPRVSGVALDVTDSAAVKDVFKAVAKQHGRIDVLVASAGVLEGGLIGMLTDDHIGTTLATNVAGTITCVQAAARAMMRKRSGSIVLLGSVVGERGNAGQTVYAASKAALSATAKSAAKELGRHGIRVNAVAPGVIRTDLIDGQSAEVLAKVEADTALGRLGTAEEVAAVIRFLAGDDASFVTGQVLGIDGGLVL, from the coding sequence GTGAGCAGCTTCGACGGCAGGGTCGCGGTGGTCACCGGCGGCACCCGCGGCATCGGGTTCGCGACGGCCGCCGCGCTGGCCGGGGCGGGCGCGACGGTGGTGATCACCGGGCGCGACGCCGAGGTGGCCGCGGCGAGGGCCGCCGAGCTGGGTCCGCGGGTGTCCGGCGTGGCGCTGGACGTGACGGACTCGGCGGCGGTCAAGGACGTGTTCAAGGCGGTCGCCAAGCAGCACGGCCGGATCGACGTGCTGGTGGCGAGCGCGGGCGTGCTCGAGGGCGGCCTGATCGGCATGCTCACCGACGACCACATCGGCACCACGCTGGCCACGAACGTGGCCGGCACGATCACCTGCGTGCAGGCGGCGGCGCGGGCCATGATGCGCAAGCGGTCGGGCTCGATCGTGCTGCTCGGGTCCGTGGTCGGCGAGCGCGGCAACGCGGGCCAGACGGTCTACGCGGCGTCCAAGGCGGCCCTGTCGGCGACGGCGAAGTCGGCGGCCAAGGAGCTGGGCCGGCACGGCATCCGGGTCAACGCGGTCGCGCCGGGCGTGATCCGCACCGACCTGATCGACGGGCAGTCCGCCGAGGTGCTGGCCAAGGTCGAGGCGGACACCGCGCTGGGCCGGCTCGGCACGGCCGAGGAGGTCGCGGCGGTGATCCGGTTCCTGGCGGGCGACGACGCCTCGTTCGTCACCGGGCAGGTGCTCGGTATCGACGGAGGTCTGGTGCTGTGA